The following are encoded in a window of Nibricoccus aquaticus genomic DNA:
- the rpmB gene encoding 50S ribosomal protein L28, with protein sequence MARICAITGRRPVKGSIINRKGQSKKSGGIGTHVTSITKRKFRPNLQKIRIRTANGGTKRVLVSVKAIKAGLVEKV encoded by the coding sequence CAATCACCGGTCGCCGTCCCGTCAAGGGCAGCATCATCAATCGTAAGGGTCAGTCCAAGAAGAGCGGCGGCATCGGCACGCACGTGACGAGCATCACGAAGCGTAAGTTCCGCCCCAACCTTCAGAAGATCCGCATCCGCACCGCCAACGGCGGCACCAAGCGCGTCCTCGTCTCGGTCAAAGCCATCAAGGCCGGCCTCGTCGAGAAGGTCTAA
- a CDS encoding (2Fe-2S)-binding protein, with protein sequence MKFSLTVNGQSRSVDADPETPLLWILRDHLDLVGTKYGCGIGQCGACTVHIDGEAARACSLPLSTLGDKKVVTIEGLSTDASHPLQKSWCSLDVPQCGYCQAGQIMSAAALLAKNPHPTDTDIDESMAGNLCRCATYTRIRAGIHEAARLASDAKNSPKAQLQEAAK encoded by the coding sequence ATGAAGTTCTCCCTCACCGTCAACGGCCAGTCCCGCTCCGTGGACGCCGACCCCGAGACTCCCCTGCTCTGGATTCTCCGCGACCACCTCGACCTCGTCGGTACCAAGTACGGTTGCGGCATCGGCCAGTGCGGTGCCTGCACCGTTCACATCGACGGCGAAGCCGCCCGCGCCTGCTCGCTCCCCCTCTCCACCCTCGGCGACAAAAAGGTCGTCACCATCGAAGGCCTCTCCACCGACGCCTCGCACCCGCTTCAAAAATCCTGGTGCTCACTCGACGTCCCCCAATGCGGCTACTGCCAGGCCGGCCAGATCATGTCCGCTGCCGCTCTCCTCGCGAAAAACCCGCACCCGACCGACACCGACATCGACGAATCCATGGCGGGCAACCTCTGCCGCTGCGCCACCTACACACGCATCCGAGCCGGCATCCACGAAGCCGCCCGCCTCGCCTCCGACGCAAAAAATTCGCCCAAAGCTCAACTCCAGGAGGCCGCCAAATGA